A stretch of Brachyhypopomus gauderio isolate BG-103 chromosome 3, BGAUD_0.2, whole genome shotgun sequence DNA encodes these proteins:
- the wnt3 gene encoding proto-oncogene Wnt-3: MDLYLVGYLMCMWLSSCRVLGGYPIWWSLALGQQYSVLGTQPILCGSIPGLVPKQLHFCRNYIEIMPSVAEGVKLGIQECQHQFRGRRWNCTTVNDLAIFGPVLDKATRESAFVHAIASAGVAFAVTRSCAEGTSTMCGCDSHHKGPPGEGWKWGGCSEDAEFGVLVSREFADARENRPDARSAMNRHNNEAGRMTILENMHLRCKCHGLSGSCEVKTCWWAQPDFRLLGDYLKDKYDSASEMVVEKHRESRGWVETLRAKYAFFKHPTERDLVYYEGSPNFCEPNPETGSFGTRDRVCNVSSHGIEGCDLLCCGRGHNTRTEKRKEKCHCIFHWCCYVSCQECVREYDVHTCK, from the exons ATGGATTTGTACCTTGTTGGATATCTAATGTGCATGTGGTTGTCCAGTTGTCGGGTGCTGGGAGGCTATCCTATCTGGTG GTCCCTGGCCCTGGGGCAGCAGTACTCTGTGCTGGGCACGCAGCCCATCTTGTGCGGCTCCATCCCCGGCCTGGTGCCCAAGCAGCTCCACTTCTGTCGCAACTACATCGAGATCATGCCCAGCGTGGCCGAGGGCGTCAAGCTCGGCATCCAGGAGTGCCAGCACCAGTTCCGCGGCCGGCGCTGGAACTGCACCACCGTTAACGACCTGGCCATCTTCGGACCTGTGCTGGATAAAG ccACCAGGGAGTCAGCGTTTGTGCACGCCATCGCCTCGGCCGGCGTGGCGTTCGCGGTGACGCGCTCCTGTGCAGAGGGCACCTCCACCATGTGCGGCTGCGACTCCCACCACAAAGGGCCGCCGGGCGAGGGCTGGAAGTGGGGGGGCTGCAGCGAGGACGCCGAGTTCGGCGTGCTGGTGTCCCGGGAGTTCGCCGACGCCCGGGAGAACCGGCCAGACGCCCGCTCGGCCATGAACCGACACAACAACGAGGCCGGCAGAATG ACCATCCTGGAGAACATGCACCTGCGCTGTAAGTGCCACGGCCTGTCGGGCAGCTGTGAGGTGAAGACCTGCTGGTGGGCGCAGCCGGACTTCCGTCTGCTGGGGGACTACCTGAAGGACAAGTACGACAGCGCCTCCgagatggtggtggagaagCATCGCGAGTCACGCGGCTGGGTGGAGACCCTCCGGGCCAAGTATGCCTTCTTCAAACACCCGACGGAGAGGGACCTGGTGTACTACGAGGGCTCGCCCAACTTCTGCGAGCCCAACCCGGAGACGGGCTCGTTTGGCACACGTGACCGCGTGTGCAACGTGTCGTCGCACGGCATCGAGGGGTGCGACCTGCTGTGCTGCGGCCGCggacacaacacacgcacggaGAAGCGCAAGGAGAAGTGTCACTGCATCTTCCACTGGTGCTGCTACGTCAGCTGCCAGGAGTGCGTACGAGAGTACGACGTGCATACGTGCAAATGA